The Nicotiana sylvestris chromosome 6, ASM39365v2, whole genome shotgun sequence genomic sequence TACAGAAAATGCAACTACGGCATATACAAAGAGATGCATGCACACATCTGCATGCATGAATGTATGTATATGATAGTTGCAGTAAAAGGAATCATGAGCAACTATTAAAACCCAGGAAAAGCTCAGCTACTGCATCCAGACAACAGCTTGATAAAAGTTCTATTAACAAAGAAAAAGGCATAGAAATTCCTTAAGGAACAGAAATGACATACCAAAGGTTTAGAAGCATCTAGCCACTCATAAATCTGTTCATTGCGAAACCAAGTCATCTGCCTTTTTGCAAAATTTCTGCACAAGAATATAAGAATCAGCCAAAAAAATTTACAAAGTGCAAACAACTATATTCTAGACAATCCAATTAAATCAAGAAAACCAGTGAAAGCTCCCCAAGTCTATGAAAAGGACCAGACTGGAGTCAGAGTAGGCAGATTAAGGCAGCAATACCAAGAGTTCCTGACATTTGCACCCATAATCATAGTGCTCTTTTCTTATCTTGATAAGTGACAATAGTATCATGAAGTGCTAAGTGATCAGGAGACAAGAAAGTGAGGGTTAAGTAGAAAAGTTGTCTTCAACATTGCTGCGGGAGACATGCTTAAATTCTATCAATAATAGCTTGTGTAACTCTTGGCAGAAAAGTTGTCTTCAACACTGCTGCGGGAGACATGCTTAAATTCTATCAAGAATGGTTTGTGGAGCTCTCTGCTAGCCATGACAAATATTGTAGAATGACGACAACACGGAAGCATCCAGAAAGAAAGTGTGACACTAGAGAGAGAAGCATAAAACTACTACATCTAAATGCCAAGAAAGAAAGGTTGTCCTATTATGTGATATAATGTAGTCACAATAGAGTAAAATCACCTAGATGCTTTCTGGAATTCAGATAAAAACTCATAGAAGTCCCCAGCAGAATTCCAACTTCCATATTCTCTACATCGTAGAAGGTATTCCATTGCCTGAAAGATTTTAAACACACACATATTAGGAAACAAACTATTGGTTTTAGTTCAGTTATAGGGATGAAACTATACTTGTCGGTAACCAATTGCTCGAGTAGCAGAATTTGAGTTTGGCAAAAGACCCAAATCAAGAAGCCACCTTGCCTCAGATAGAATTCCATCTGTTCCTGCAGCATGCCACCATCATAACGAATTAACTATGACCAAGGTATTCCAATTGAAGTTGTTAAGGAACTAGAAAGGAAAGATTTTATTTGAAGCTAAGATTGGTATTTCATGTTGCTAGAGAAAAGCGCAAGAGATAACTATTATAAGAAGAATTAACCTCTATAGACGAAATAACCTCAGAATGTCACCAATACTTATTTGTTTTTGATAACTCATAGTTCACTATCCAACTTCCAAGTCGAAAATGTTTCTACAGTTCTTCAAAAGAATATTTTCTGATAGGTATATCCTCAGATGATAGATAATTAGCCCTAGGTATCATGATAACAACATAAATCTTAGGACAGAAAACAATGTTCCACACGAAGGCTTTTGAATAATGATAAGGAAAAGCAGTAATTCAAGCAGCATTTGCCATACTTCGAGATGATAATTTCTTTTAGATTAGTTCAAGAATTAGTATTGTGATTGAGCGTTCTAAGATCTCCAAAAAATGATTAAAGCAAGCAAATAAATCCCACAATTTCATTAATTTTTACCTAAAAGCATATCTTCGCACCGGAAATCAATTGATCTATAGAGATCCAGCCTATTGGTGGAAAGGAAATAACAAAGAAAATCATACTCCAAATCCTTTTTGTTACTCAGCTGCAATTTGTCAGCAGAATTCTTGACATCGGCAACATCTGCTACACCTGAATCAAGCTGTTCTCTGAAAGAATTATATGGTACTTCAAAGGCTGATGGAGGTGACCCACTAGACTGCAAGCCGAAAAGTATATTTAGCATTTTATCAAGAGATAAACTGAACAGGCTACGACAAAATGGACTGACAGTTGTGCACAATTCAATCCATCTCAACTACTTCAGAACCACAAAGAGCTCTTGCTAAACCAATAAAAGTTCTTGCTACAAGCATAGCAACAGTTGACAAGAAAAACATGGATTTTCCCTGCAAGCACATTAGTAAGTGATAAACCAGAACAAAGAAATCTCTAATTTCTACCATATCATGATCTAGCTTACAGAAAAGTTGTCTTGCTTGCATCATCCAAAAAATGCCAACGGTtgtgtgtcggatcctccaaaagttgCATTTGTGGAGGATCGACACAGGTGCGGCAGCATTTTGGAGGATCCGAGCAACATAGCAGAAAAGGGGTCCAAATCAGAGGGATCACAGGTGAAAGTTACAGTTTTTCATAATTACCTTAATAACTTCGAGCCTGCGGCGCAAGCGATACCAATCATTTGCCGCTAAAGACTGGGCACCAGGATCACCAGCTTTAACCAACAACTGAACAGCAGCATCCCAGTCATAATCATTCTGTAAATTTGCAAGCTCAGAGTAGACTTCAGAGGTAATCTCTCGAGATGCTTTTGGAACATCTGGCTTCCCATAAATAAACCTTAAACATTGTACAGTGTATTATATGAGTTGGAAGATTATACCCGTTTAGATTAAATGACTCAGTTGTAGAGGCTATATGAAAACCGAATTCTTGCATATCCAATATCTGATTCTATCACATATACCAGGATGCATGTAAGCTTCATTTATAAGGATAACAAAGCCCATTGATAGATAGATAATGCAGCATAGCTTACTCACATACCCTAATTTTTTCTCTCTCATAGTCGATAGGTTTTATATAATGAAATTCCAAAATCTTTAGTTTGATATAAGTTGCAACCAAAAAGTTTAGCTTTAGTTTGAATACGTCCTCAATTTACCAAAAGCTTTCAAGTGTGAAATGTAATATTCTACACATACCATCGTAAATATAATCCAGTACCACCAGCAACTATAGGAACACGGCCCCTATCAAGTATATCTCTGGTAGTTTGCCTTGCATCCTCAAAAAATTGTCCAACGGAATAATCTGATGACATACccaaaggaaagaagaaaaatgtTTCTGCATTAGCATTAAAAGACGGAAAATTTAAGGACACATCAAATTGCGTATACCAACAGTTCAATAGATATGACCAAAGTTTGCAAGTGATATTTCACATGAAATTACAGTCCCGACCCACCCAACTGGGCTCAGGTTCCCTCGAAAAAAGACTCTTGATCAGAATGCGATTGATAATAACCACTCGGTGTGTTTGGTAAAAAAAAAGTGCTGAAAAGCCCTTTTCTGTTAAAGCCGAAACGACCCTAACATATTTTAAAAGATATATATTTAGAAGGAAAAGGACGAATATCAAAATGGAATGAAGTGAGAGTTAGGGTTCCGTTTTGGGAAGAGTATTTCGGtgattataaaaaaatatttaaggatGAAATTTGTCTTtctacctgcattaggtaggggtaaggtctgcctACAGACTATCCTCCCAGACCCCAACTGTTGGGAACATACtagattttttgttgttgttgttgtaaataaaAAGAAATCTTGATCAAATAAAAAGTGCTTAAGCTGAATAAACTCATGACTTTTGGTTGATTTTGGCTTATAAGTACTTTAATTGTTTACCAAACACGTAGAAAGCCAGTAAGTCATACATTCTATCACTTTCGAATTCTAATTTGTTCATCAAGTAAAAAACATTGTGGGCAGTTTCAGAGTTTCAATAAATCAAGGAACTTTGATGTGTTCACTACATTGATTTTAAGTTCTGGATGTTCCAAGAAATATAAGCAGAGGGTTTTATCGCTGATTACTGTTCACAGGTCACAAGCACCAAACTTACTCATCTAATCACGAATAATGACAATGTAGAGGGCGTGGATCATGAATCATTCAGTGAAGCGGTGTGCTGCACAGCTATTGAAATTCATGCAAAATGTTGTTTCAGACCATCCAATTCGGTCAGAAAATACCTTCGGATGGATGCAATATGTCAACCAGATGATGTACTACTTCCTGCAGACCATGACTCAAGAATGTCAAAAAGTATTGTGCATCCTCGGATGGAACAACAGACAGTGATAAAGCTCTTTAATAATCCAGTACACATTAACATAGGAACCTCAAAAGAACTAATTATGCAGAAACCGAGAATAGGCAAAACATATTTCATGTTAGAAGCATGACTCAAGAACTAATGCAATAAAAATACTAATGCAAAACATAATCTCAAATATGCTAAGGCAATACCTCTCTTTCATGGATGGAAGGCTTCGCTGAACCTACATCAAGCCCTCGATACACCTATAAAGCCAGAGAATATGTCAAGTTTCTAACTACAATACGTCTTAATTATAAATCAACTGACTTTCAAGCCTCAAGCAATACTAATGATTTCTACACATTGAAAagcttaaaattttatttaatttaactTTAATTCACGTTttagtaattaaattttattCCTTATTTAATGAAAATTTCAGTAATTTCTTTGTCGCCACAATTTCAGTAATTTAACAAACACAATGGAAGGAAATCTATGAGGTTAATAATAAAGCGCCGAGGTCGAACAACACTATTCAAATTCGACAATTTGACAAGTTTATGATTCATTCAAGTTCAGGTGTTAATACTTCAATATAATTCCTCGTTTAACAGCAATTTTAGTTATTTAACTAATCAAAATGTAAGCAATTAATGAGGCTAATAATAAAGCGTTGAGTGAGTTAGATAACTAAGAACCTGGATAGAATCAGCGCTGATGATTTCACCATTAAGTCGCTTAGCGAGCTCTAATGCTAGCTTGCTTTTGCCGGCACCGGTGGGTCCCGAAATGACAATAACTTTCTGCTTCGTCGAGGAGGCAGAGCAGGATGTGAAGAAGCGGCGGCTGCAGCGGCGGAAGAAGAGCACGTTGGGAAGAAGGAGAGGCGTCTCCGCCGTGTATGGAAGCCGGAGATAGCTGCTAATTCGAACGCCGCCAGTTCCGACGGTGCTTATCATTTTCTCGACAGAGTATAAGCCTTTGGAAGCTCGACCTCTTTCCAGTTTTCTTAATTTTGTTGACACGTTGGCATTTCCaaataattttgtttttgttatgAAATACTGCTCAAATTAACAATATAGAACAAGGAAAAGagatatattcttttttttttcaactgtGTTATCTTTCCTACTACAAAGCCTTTTGACAAGTTTTAACTTACACTACTTGTATGaggctcctttttgtctcacaaatttgtggactcCAATCTTACATTTCTGAATCCATAAAAATCGAGGTCCATAAAATTACGAGAAAAAAAATTTGTCTCATACAATTAGTGTCAGTTGTataagacacaaaataaaattttcccaaAACCTTTATATAGCCATAACAATTGAAGAATCATTATTGTAAAATACTTATGGAATGGTCACTATTAAGAGAATGGTCACAACATAAATAtatcattgaatatgtcattaagcatttgagaggAAGATCATGGGGAGGTTAGGGAGATAATGGAGAAGAGTAGTGAGCACTAATCCTTTGGTAGTTATGGACATCCACCATAATTCAAGATTTTATAACACTCCTTAGTTCATAGATAatatgcctcgttaaaaccttgtTAGGAAAAAAACCCTATGgcaaaaaaatcctagtgaatgAAAATGAGTATACATATCATGTAATACGCATTGTTTGCTGCcttattaaaaaccttgccaggaAAACCTAGTGGGACAAACCGTaactaaggaaaaaagagtacatcGCGTATTTgtctccccctgatgaaaacatcACATTATCTTTCGGAAATGACGCATTCCAATCCCGTATaccagcttttcaaatattgagatTGGTAATGATTCATTAAACAGATCCACCAAAGTATCAATCAAATAAATTTATAGAACATTTACATCAGCAATCTACCGAAGATCATGTCTCAAAAGAATTTGGTAAAATGTGCTTTATTTTGTCGCCTTCAGTATATTCTTCTTCCAATTGAGATAAGCAAGCTACATTGTCTTCAATATTATTGAAATATTTTTGTTCAAAGAAAAGCCACACATCTATTGTGTATTGAGGTACTTGTTTTATCAGTTGTTAATATCTTGGCATGACTTGAAATTTATAATTGACAGTCTTGTTAAAGTATAATATGGAAGTACACTCACATACAAATAGATTGTTTGAAGAACAAACTTCAGAAAATTCTTGCATTTGCATAATGAACAAAACTTTGACAATATTTGTTAAAATAAACAAATCTATATCAAGGATTCTTTTTGCAATATAATCCTAATAGTATTCCCATGTCTTCATATAggaataaaactatatttttctaGCATATTGTTACACTCATAGttttagcaagatacattagtgcaccaattgcactagaCACAAAAACAAATCATGTACGCCATGATCGCTCTAACTCACATAAGAATTTgctgaagctttatttaataaatttcttgggaACCTTAATATGATTCGGAACAATTTAAATCCTTTAATGATTTtcattatacgcatatcaagtttttcatgtattgccagattaaaacctgaaaaTAATTTCATCCACCACATGAGAACATGTCTCCCTATAACTAATGCCTAAGATATTTACGAAAAAttttgtgccacaagtcgtcttttatgtctatcgacttgattTTTTTTcacacaagaacacatttatacctccacTGGCTTTATACTTTCAGATATTGGGACTATCCGTCAAACTTCACATTTTCAGGTGAAATCAATCTTGATTGCGTATTTTTcatttggccaatcttttatctgtctaaatttcatgacagatttgagcttAAAATCCTCGTCAATACTAATAATATTGAACGGTACATTATATTAACAacatcgtcgacgatcattttatatcggttccattGTTACCCAAataagacataacttattgagatctatttatctcattattttcaggtacccgAGCCTCTCTCATGAGGTCTTATGacgtgttatgtcgtggtgctcttttAGAGCACTTGCATCTTTATTATGACCATCTTGATCATTTGttcatctccttcttcaaggagttttatctttggaactgaTTAGTTTATTATGCTTCATGCATGCCACAAACTCTGTTCATCATaaactttattctatttggagcattagcagttgaaatatgacatttagctttgggtcagcaaatgcgtctggcaataatttgcaaatgaattatcacttgaacttcaagttcatattttcttgtacgaggatctatatgtattcataataattcattccaCATATCACTTTTTCAGTTGCCCATTTTCTCTCTCTAATGTTGGAATCACCAACATATATCCCGGCTTTCTTTGGAcactcatctttgtgcattgtggtaaacaattaaatcatatagcacattcatatttctagatggaaattatttggttcctgaccctgaaccaatTGTGATAGGGAAAGCATATCATTTACTTGGCTAGATGCAAGTGttgttgtatattaaataatacatcaCATACCAAATTTTGTTTTGGGAGTTTTATTCTCATAACCAATGgcttagctataattggaggcatacaatttctgctaaaccaacttggatttaaactagcgttatcaagataaatcatcataatttatattctggaaccatgctctaataatttgagcaagcaaccTTGCAAAAGCCAAACTACAAGTTGGTAACAAATGTACATGTGACcatataatagatgcatctattaaaatcatataatagtaaataGTCTACATGGCACGTGACTTGGACCatatatttatcaccttttattcgTTCCAGATATtaggggattcaatcccaaccttaactggtatatcatgagaataagcagcacgggagaattcttgaagaatcatttatttcttcaatatatgccaatgtaattctcaattaatttttcgcatcataattgaaccgagatGGCCAACTGATATTTGTTtcagtaaacctctagtttaTTTGTAGTACGTGATTTAATCATCATGcttatacttgtgtagtataaataaaagaaaagtggGGTAGTCTTTCATATTTTCTCGGTATGATTATAGTAATTTGAAGATATT encodes the following:
- the LOC104212591 gene encoding tRNA dimethylallyltransferase 9, which produces MISTVGTGGVRISSYLRLPYTAETPLLLPNVLFFRRCSRRFFTSCSASSTKQKVIVISGPTGAGKSKLALELAKRLNGEIISADSIQVYRGLDVGSAKPSIHEREEVVHHLVDILHPSEDYSVGQFFEDARQTTRDILDRGRVPIVAGGTGLYLRWFIYGKPDVPKASREITSEVYSELANLQNDYDWDAAVQLLVKAGDPGAQSLAANDWYRLRRRLEVIKSSGSPPSAFEVPYNSFREQLDSGVADVADVKNSADKLQLSNKKDLEYDFLCYFLSTNRLDLYRSIDFRCEDMLLGTDGILSEARWLLDLGLLPNSNSATRAIGYRQAMEYLLRCREYGSWNSAGDFYEFLSEFQKASRNFAKRQMTWFRNEQIYEWLDASKPLEKVLSFICDSYSSQEGHLQVPESLRMKKDIRNPRQVAELKAYRTRNRHFIGREDCADVLDWIRTIYGEATVSSLITNS